ACATCTGGTCGATCTGTGCATTGGTAATCTGATCTATAATAACAGAATTATAAGGATTACCCAGTGGATTCATGAAACCTCCTTTGTACTGAAAGGCTTCACGCTCAAGCTGATTCAGAAAAGTTACCGGAGTTCCGGGAATCCCCAATGATGATTTTGGCATCCAAACCAGTATGGAACTGTTGACGATTTTATTCTTATTGTTGTACTTGGTTCCGAATTTGATTTCAAAATTATCAGCAACTTTATATTTGATGTCAATCTGTCCTCTTAGATCTGTCTCACTGTTGTGGTTCTTGCTCAGAATAATCTGATTCAGTCTAAGTTTGTCTGCTGTGATGACCTGCTGGTTATAAGGCAGAGTATATCTTCCGGTATCGCCAATACCGTCCGGACCATCCATCGCCATATACTTTCTTCCGTCAGCAGACAGATTCCCATAGGTCATGGGTTGTATGAAATTGATCATAGGGTAGCCCCTTTGGTCTTTTTCAAGATTATCAGGAGAGTTGAATTTAAATTCGGAACGTGCTTTGGATGCGGACCAATTTACCTCCATACGCTGTCCCACCTGATGATTACCGCCCAGCTGCATAGAATACAGATCCGTAAGATAATCCGCATGACGAGCCTGAAGAAGTACATTTTTACTGTCAAAATTAAAATAGGTTTCCCTTACGGACTGACCGTCTTTGTACTGACTGTATAACGCTTTTGCATATAACTTATTCCTGCTGTCTATCTCATAATCCAATCCTAAATTGAATCCCAAAGTTCTGCGGTTTGCAAGGTAATCACGAAGCTGAAGCTGATTGATGGAGTAAGAGGCTGTTTTATCTTTCAGCCCATAGTTGTAAATATTTCTCATCTGGTCAATAGCCGTAGAACGTTCCCAGATCACTGCTGAGGTAATGAATTTCAGCTTATCTGTAATTTTATTTCCGTAAACGACTGATGTATTGTAAGAAGGGGATTTGGACATGTTGACGTATCCAGAAGCCATACTTATTGCCAAAGTCTCTTTATTGGGGGAGGTTTTCGTAATAAAATCCACATTTCCGCCAATGGCATCTCCATCAAGATCCGGTGTCAGAGCTTTGGATAAACGTACATTCTGAATAAGTTCCGAAGGAAAGATATCCATCTGAACTCCACGATTGGCATTGTCACCGCTGGCACTAGGCATTCTGTTGCCATTCAGGGTAGAAGAGGTCCATTGTATAGGTGTTCCTCGTACCGCTACAAAACGTCCTTCACCCATATCTCTTTCAATAGAAACACCCTGCATACGCTGTACGGCATCTGCGGCATTACGATCCGGCAGTTTTCCGATGGCATCGGCAGAGAGTACTTCCGTAATCGTGTTGGAGTTTTTCTTCATCGTAATTGCCCTGGCCTGTGATGCTTTATACACACTGGTAACCACTACCTCCTGAAGGTTGTTTTCTTTAAACTTA
The window above is part of the Chryseobacterium sp. MA9 genome. Proteins encoded here:
- a CDS encoding TonB-dependent receptor, which produces MSRERLFLTKAAFFLLGPLAFAQTTVHGTVVDSQGNLPNALVYIEDSGQKVTSDTDGSFVLNNVYDGSYKLVVEYKGYDNVYIPFTITDKKEVDLGLIKFGAKFKENNLQEVVVTSVYKASQARAITMKKNSNTITEVLSADAIGKLPDRNAADAVQRMQGVSIERDMGEGRFVAVRGTPIQWTSSTLNGNRMPSASGDNANRGVQMDIFPSELIQNVRLSKALTPDLDGDAIGGNVDFITKTSPNKETLAISMASGYVNMSKSPSYNTSVVYGNKITDKLKFITSAVIWERSTAIDQMRNIYNYGLKDKTASYSINQLQLRDYLANRRTLGFNLGLDYEIDSRNKLYAKALYSQYKDGQSVRETYFNFDSKNVLLQARHADYLTDLYSMQLGGNHQVGQRMEVNWSASKARSEFKFNSPDNLEKDQRGYPMINFIQPMTYGNLSADGRKYMAMDGPDGIGDTGRYTLPYNQQVITADKLRLNQIILSKNHNSETDLRGQIDIKYKVADNFEIKFGTKYNNKNKIVNSSILVWMPKSSLGIPGTPVTFLNQLEREAFQYKGGFMNPLGNPYNSVIIDQITNAQIDQMYNPGTQNSLGLMQVSSKDSNSNITSSYRGTENVWAAYLMGTWKISDQLQVLGGFRNEYNDITFWGKKVISDKDNKTEDIKDNKTYNVVLPMVNMKWNISSDRILRLAYTRSFARPDFNDLNPGTIVNDITNTITQGNTKLDPTFSNNFDLMFENYFGKLDLITAGVFYKDITNLIYKDQSVVDLAGRTYTFTAPKNLEGAKLFGFEFGISKRFENLPGFLKNIGFEGNYTYISSKMNMPVYENGKQTGTMSTTIPNQAKHIFNTILFYETSKLMIRLAGNYKGNYVSEIRAAAGADHYQYFDKNFTVDLSTSYSLTKKVRLFIELNNIFNEPNRYYMGTKDRVENISYSGIRGQLGFNFNF